In a single window of the candidate division WOR-3 bacterium genome:
- a CDS encoding four helix bundle protein, producing MNKNSKSNSLIPPHGGYRKLKSFQTAQLVYDATVIFCERFIDKRSRTYDQMVQAARSGVQNIAEGSMASAISRKIELKLTGIARASLEELLLDYEDFLRQHKLRRWDKNSAEALAVRRKYLSTRSDESDKSDPYRIKEASAEVAANTIICLINQASYLLGRQLKSLEKSFLAEGGFTERMYQARKEKRKDYKR from the coding sequence ATAAATAAAAATTCAAAAAGCAATAGTTTAATCCCGCCGCATGGCGGTTATCGAAAGCTCAAGAGTTTTCAAACTGCTCAGCTTGTATATGATGCAACTGTGATATTTTGTGAGCGGTTTATTGATAAGCGTTCGCGCACTTATGACCAGATGGTACAGGCGGCACGCAGTGGTGTGCAAAATATTGCTGAAGGCAGTATGGCATCTGCCATCTCCAGGAAAATCGAGCTCAAATTAACCGGCATCGCCCGCGCCAGTTTAGAAGAGTTGTTGCTTGATTACGAAGATTTCCTACGCCAGCACAAACTTCGCAGATGGGACAAGAATTCAGCCGAAGCGCTTGCCGTGAGAAGAAAATATTTGTCTACTCGGTCAGACGAGTCGGACAAGTCAGATCCCTACCGCATCAAGGAAGCTTCAGCAGAAGTTGCAGCAAACACGATTATCTGTCTCATCAATCAGGCGAGTTATCTCTTAGGCAGGCAGTTAAAAAGTCTGGAAAAATCTTTTCTTGCTGAAGGCGGTTTTACAGAAAGAATGTATCAAGCCCGCAAAGAAAAAAGGAAGGATTATAAGAGATGA
- a CDS encoding ribonuclease HI family protein produces the protein MSRKKYVERIEIYCDGCCKGNPGPSGAGIVVVYDGEILFKEGHYLGDEHTNQDAEYLAVLKGLEKAPEYCMKTIEIRSDSQLVIKQLNRQFRMRKKKHQRIHEQIRLKAQIFEKVIYTKVSEKHKFIKLADKLAHKAIDRVKRGVT, from the coding sequence ATGAGTCGTAAAAAGTACGTCGAGAGAATAGAAATTTATTGTGATGGATGCTGCAAAGGTAACCCCGGTCCGTCAGGCGCAGGGATTGTTGTTGTATACGACGGTGAAATATTATTCAAAGAAGGGCATTATCTGGGAGATGAACATACAAATCAAGATGCCGAGTACTTAGCAGTTTTAAAAGGATTAGAAAAAGCACCTGAGTATTGTATGAAAACAATAGAAATAAGATCTGATAGTCAATTGGTGATTAAGCAACTAAATCGTCAATTCCGAATGCGGAAGAAAAAACATCAAAGAATTCATGAACAAATACGGCTTAAAGCACAGATTTTTGAAAAAGTGATTTACACAAAAGTAAGTGAAAAACATAAATTTATCAAATTGGCCGATAAATTAGCGCATAAGGCAATCGATAGAGTGAAAAGAGGAGTAACGTAA
- a CDS encoding ATP-binding protein yields MMMKQMATSNFLSLIAAGHENRHIEWKQTFSWNDKNSIWLKEKVIRAMMGFANTPDGGYIIVGIKEGGGKGPRLNGLTAEELSSFVYDTIKDSVDGFSSSPIIFEIFFSIYKNKKFVIIRVEEFDELPVICKKNSQNRGVLKKGVIYCRSRGGSPKTIPVTETETRELIQRAVDKQQEILRRRGWRYRGAEVKNLFHKQREDFQ; encoded by the coding sequence ATGATGATGAAACAAATGGCCACCAGTAATTTTCTGTCCTTGATTGCGGCAGGTCATGAAAATAGACATATCGAATGGAAACAAACTTTTTCTTGGAACGATAAAAATTCTATATGGTTAAAAGAAAAGGTTATAAGAGCAATGATGGGATTCGCCAACACTCCTGATGGTGGTTATATAATAGTGGGAATTAAAGAGGGTGGTGGTAAAGGACCCAGGCTTAACGGTCTAACTGCAGAAGAACTTAGTAGTTTTGTTTATGATACTATAAAGGATTCTGTTGACGGATTCAGTTCGTCACCGATTATTTTTGAAATATTTTTTTCTATCTATAAGAACAAGAAATTTGTTATAATCCGAGTTGAAGAATTTGACGAACTACCAGTAATATGTAAGAAGAACAGTCAAAACAGAGGTGTATTAAAAAAGGGTGTTATCTACTGTCGTAGCAGAGGCGGCTCCCCGAAGACTATTCCAGTAACAGAGACAGAAACGAGAGAATTAATTCAAAGAGCCGTAGACAAACAACAAGAGATTTTAAGACGAAGAGGATGGCGGTATCGGGGCGCTGAGGTCAAAAATCTGTTTCATAAACAGCGTGAGGATTTTCAATAG
- a CDS encoding SAM-dependent DNA methyltransferase yields MRKRSKIRGKTTRIPSPFDEDVHKTERSAVAVLMHWMREIIEKEKIDLGLPDVEAGAKDRKFPDTVIYESRRSRKVICVIEAKLPYYDIFNYDGLKKPAWEKANARKSKYFAVTNFQVLIWYNTEKVNKMLAEESQIVEKFTLSDISDIDDIENSRYSTSAKKALEIFLKKLFSVYTGKEPEPKQPVDDFLVFRLQEKIKVLAKYYREIIRDECHKKKEFSHKLQKWFAEQGWDFLWQDSDFSKVARQTAYLLVNKILFYNVLQTKRPSQLDPLEVPESLTKGSTLQIILQGFFDQVLKIDYEQIYTTDFIDTLAFPDDKTVVEEIKNLVNILKAYDFSKLGYDVIGRIFERLIPQEERHNLGQYFTNPDVVDLILKFCHHHENFKILDPACGAGTFLVRAYKHKQLMNQMLKHEEILSTLWGVDIAKFPAHLSTINLAINDLSIDQNYPNIIIDDFFNLIVGYDGFEAKNWRKRRALTLGKEEREIFIPRWFDCVVGNPPYTRQEEIPDIGVDKEKLIKNALIFANKKIANISKRAGIYAYFFIHGTKFLKDGGYFGFVVSNSWLDVDYGKGLQEFFLKNYKIITIIESKIERWFEEADINTCIVILQKCKNKKERDENIVRFVYLKKPLRHFIPPAQDMWEKQLERLNAIDKLIRTILAHNSFYENEDLRIYPKSQEELWEEGFDEEQNKYVGAKWGKYIRAPEIFFKIVEKGKGKLVPLKEVAEVRFGIKTGANEFFYLTEEDIKKWGIEKEFWMHKDKKGKVLPNYVIKSPRECKSIITKPEDLKYRVLMVHKDKKDLKGTNVLKYIKWGERQGFHKRPTCASRKRWYDLGIWDKPDLIWSDAYNDRYAVYNPYNMWADKRFFYIHINDKKFIPLIHGYFNSSIIPLIIEMDGITNLGEGAVYTNVYQLKRMLVPSKTGRKINQKLTDLLISLSKRNVLSIFEEFGAETKERCFLNTIKPDRRELDEIIMGDFLGLSEEEQLEVYRAVIDLVKSRVKKAKSVKKKKKTKEGLDLDLFIKTIKDKIGKDTLGRFYRERVIKSKISTKTVTLPTKKGKVKIEHEIFGFKLGSGRKHIECKTEEEARYLKIFLEAGLDTVKIPKQEPDLRQILPELAKLKERIDKIISEHISTIANARLRAKLEHLIWQEMVK; encoded by the coding sequence GTGAGAAAGAGGAGTAAAATCAGAGGCAAAACAACTCGCATACCCAGCCCTTTTGACGAGGATGTCCACAAAACAGAAAGAAGTGCCGTTGCAGTTTTGATGCACTGGATGAGGGAAATCATAGAAAAAGAAAAAATTGATCTCGGGCTTCCCGATGTTGAAGCTGGTGCAAAAGATAGAAAATTCCCCGATACTGTGATTTACGAATCTCGTAGAAGTCGCAAGGTTATTTGTGTTATCGAGGCAAAACTTCCGTACTATGACATTTTCAATTATGACGGTTTAAAAAAGCCAGCCTGGGAAAAAGCCAATGCAAGAAAATCAAAATACTTTGCAGTAACCAATTTTCAAGTACTCATTTGGTATAATACAGAGAAGGTAAACAAAATGCTTGCTGAGGAATCGCAAATTGTTGAGAAATTTACCCTTTCCGATATTTCCGATATAGACGATATTGAAAATTCAAGATATAGCACATCAGCAAAAAAAGCACTTGAAATATTTCTAAAAAAGTTATTTTCAGTTTATACCGGTAAAGAACCTGAGCCTAAACAACCCGTTGATGATTTTCTTGTTTTCAGACTTCAGGAGAAAATTAAAGTTCTTGCTAAATATTATCGTGAGATAATTCGAGACGAATGTCATAAGAAAAAAGAATTTTCCCACAAATTGCAGAAATGGTTTGCAGAACAAGGGTGGGATTTTTTATGGCAGGATTCAGATTTTTCTAAAGTAGCAAGGCAAACAGCGTATTTACTCGTTAATAAAATACTTTTTTATAATGTCTTACAAACCAAAAGGCCATCTCAACTTGACCCTCTCGAAGTGCCTGAAAGCCTAACCAAGGGTTCTACACTTCAGATAATCCTCCAGGGGTTTTTCGATCAAGTGTTAAAAATAGATTATGAACAAATATACACGACCGATTTCATAGATACCCTCGCTTTTCCGGATGATAAAACAGTTGTGGAAGAAATAAAGAATCTTGTGAATATTCTTAAAGCATACGATTTTTCAAAATTGGGATACGATGTAATAGGAAGAATATTTGAAAGACTCATCCCACAAGAAGAGCGTCATAATTTAGGACAGTATTTTACGAACCCCGATGTGGTGGATTTGATTCTTAAATTTTGTCATCACCACGAAAATTTCAAGATTCTTGATCCTGCTTGTGGTGCTGGAACCTTTTTAGTCCGTGCTTACAAACATAAACAGCTAATGAATCAGATGTTGAAACATGAGGAGATTTTAAGCACACTTTGGGGCGTAGATATAGCAAAATTTCCTGCGCATCTTTCAACCATTAATCTGGCGATAAATGATTTGAGTATTGATCAAAATTACCCCAATATCATCATAGACGATTTTTTTAATCTTATAGTCGGATATGATGGCTTTGAAGCTAAAAATTGGCGAAAAAGGCGTGCTTTGACTTTAGGTAAAGAAGAGAGAGAAATTTTTATTCCAAGATGGTTTGACTGTGTCGTCGGCAATCCCCCCTATACAAGACAGGAGGAGATTCCAGATATTGGGGTTGATAAAGAGAAACTAATAAAAAATGCATTAATTTTTGCTAATAAAAAAATTGCAAATATAAGCAAAAGAGCAGGTATTTATGCCTATTTCTTTATTCATGGAACAAAATTTTTAAAGGATGGTGGGTATTTCGGGTTTGTTGTGTCCAATTCCTGGCTTGATGTAGATTATGGAAAAGGACTTCAGGAATTTTTCCTAAAAAATTACAAGATAATCACAATTATTGAATCAAAAATTGAAAGATGGTTTGAAGAAGCAGATATCAATACTTGCATTGTTATATTACAGAAATGTAAAAACAAAAAGGAAAGAGATGAAAATATTGTTAGATTTGTATATCTCAAAAAACCTTTAAGACACTTTATACCACCTGCACAAGATATGTGGGAAAAGCAACTTGAAAGATTGAATGCAATAGATAAACTCATAAGAACAATTCTTGCTCATAATAGTTTTTATGAAAATGAGGATTTGCGAATCTATCCAAAATCACAAGAAGAACTATGGGAGGAAGGATTTGATGAAGAACAAAATAAATATGTGGGTGCAAAGTGGGGTAAATATATAAGAGCGCCGGAGATTTTCTTTAAAATTGTTGAAAAAGGGAAAGGAAAACTTGTTCCTTTAAAAGAGGTAGCAGAAGTCCGATTTGGTATAAAAACTGGTGCAAATGAATTTTTTTATTTAACAGAAGAAGATATAAAAAAGTGGGGTATTGAAAAAGAATTTTGGATGCATAAAGATAAAAAAGGAAAAGTGCTACCAAATTATGTGATTAAATCACCGCGTGAATGTAAATCCATAATCACTAAGCCAGAAGATTTAAAGTATCGTGTTCTAATGGTTCATAAAGACAAAAAAGATTTAAAAGGAACAAATGTTTTAAAATATATCAAATGGGGTGAAAGACAGGGTTTTCACAAAAGACCAACGTGTGCAAGTAGAAAGAGGTGGTATGATTTGGGGATATGGGACAAGCCAGATTTAATTTGGTCTGATGCTTATAATGATAGGTATGCTGTATATAATCCCTATAATATGTGGGCAGATAAGAGATTTTTTTATATTCATATTAATGATAAAAAATTCATCCCTTTAATACACGGTTATTTCAATAGTTCTATTATACCATTGATAATTGAAATGGATGGTATTACAAATTTAGGAGAAGGAGCAGTGTATACAAATGTGTATCAACTTAAACGTATGTTAGTACCATCTAAAACAGGAAGAAAAATAAATCAGAAACTTACTGATTTGCTTATTTCTCTTAGTAAAAGAAATGTACTTTCTATTTTTGAAGAATTTGGCGCTGAAACAAAAGAACGATGTTTTCTTAATACAATTAAACCTGACCGTCGTGAACTAGATGAAATAATTATGGGAGATTTTTTGGGATTATCGGAAGAAGAGCAACTAGAAGTTTACAGGGCTGTTATTGATCTTGTCAAATCAAGGGTTAAAAAAGCAAAAAGTGTTAAAAAGAAGAAAAAAACGAAAGAAGGATTAGACCTCGATTTATTTATAAAGACCATTAAAGACAAAATCGGGAAAGATACATTAGGTAGGTTCTACCGTGAGAGGGTGATAAAATCAAAGATATCTACAAAAACAGTTACTTTGCCAACGAAAAAAGGCAAAGTTAAAATTGAACATGAAATATTTGGTTTTAAATTGGGTTCTGGTCGAAAACATATTGAGTGCAAAACCGAAGAAGAAGCAAGATATCTAAAAATATTCCTTGAAGCAGGTTTGGATACAGTTAAGATTCCAAAGCAGGAACCAGATTTACGACAGATTCTTCCCGAACTTGCGAAACTCAAAGAAAGGATAGACAAAATTATCTCAGAGCACATTTCTACCATCGCTAATGCCAGACTCCGTGCTAAACTCGAACATCTTATTTGGCAGGAAATGGTGAAATGA
- a CDS encoding DUF2924 domain-containing protein translates to MKRKHNPRSLIIHRLENISKTLFKKYYDSITQLIGSSPGIYALYDENELYYVGKSTDLKRRVRYHLRDRHGASWTHFSLYLIRKIAHINEIESLLVRIANPKGNRIVPKGRGSSELLRDLKMMVKKRQQEEFEEMFAKTGRQKRISRSPVRRNLKGLVSKRTPLYRTYKGREYKAYLLPSGIIKFRGKKFTTPSAAAKIVVQRRTVDGWRFWYTKDSNGDWVKLSDLRK, encoded by the coding sequence ATGAAAAGGAAGCATAATCCAAGAAGTCTTATTATTCACAGATTGGAGAATATTAGTAAAACCCTGTTTAAAAAATATTATGATTCGATTACACAATTAATCGGCAGTTCCCCAGGAATTTATGCATTATACGATGAGAATGAACTATATTATGTCGGTAAATCGACCGATTTGAAAAGGCGAGTCAGATATCATCTTCGCGACCGCCATGGAGCCAGCTGGACCCATTTCAGTCTCTATCTTATCCGGAAAATTGCCCATATTAATGAAATCGAATCTCTGTTGGTAAGGATAGCTAATCCAAAGGGTAATCGCATAGTTCCCAAGGGGCGGGGAAGTAGTGAGCTTCTAAGGGACTTAAAGATGATGGTCAAAAAACGGCAACAGGAGGAGTTTGAAGAGATGTTTGCCAAAACTGGGCGACAAAAAAGAATCTCTCGATCTCCTGTTCGTAGAAATCTAAAAGGGTTGGTCTCAAAACGGACTCCGCTTTATAGAACCTATAAAGGTAGAGAATATAAAGCTTATCTTCTACCATCGGGAATTATTAAATTCAGGGGTAAGAAGTTCACTACACCGAGTGCTGCTGCAAAGATCGTAGTGCAACGGCGTACTGTCGATGGCTGGCGTTTTTGGTATACTAAAGATTCAAATGGTGATTGGGTTAAACTATCGGATTTGAGGAAGTAA
- a CDS encoding DUF1648 domain-containing protein, protein MTFKAAKLDKISLTVTILVSVFLIILSLFFLIKVPFGWAFAIMMMLILLIAYLLSPKQYYFEGPNLVIEKVIGKRIIVPLNKIEGYTIIPNFMKLKVARTFGNGGLFGYYGLFSSAEFGNINCQLTKLKNILLIKTDKGNYAVSPAENERFEQELKARMSNFSVEAKTIKPIPPEKRKLASPLILLIPIILFLIIVFLVILNYSQLPDRIAVHFDAHGAPDRWGPKSSYLFSGLIPTSILLALTIGVFFFVRRTTNNPAMPNFLVIIISYIQLFLAYTSFDTFWMNKYETHLIPIPAALLIFVVGILILLLVYYLKIVRKSSG, encoded by the coding sequence ATGACTTTTAAAGCCGCAAAGCTCGATAAAATCTCTTTGACAGTAACAATCTTAGTGAGTGTCTTTCTTATTATATTATCACTCTTCTTTCTGATAAAGGTCCCTTTTGGCTGGGCGTTTGCCATAATGATGATGCTCATCCTCCTCATCGCATATCTTCTGAGCCCCAAACAATACTACTTTGAGGGGCCGAATCTCGTAATCGAAAAAGTAATCGGCAAAAGAATAATCGTCCCCCTCAATAAAATAGAAGGCTACACTATTATTCCGAATTTCATGAAGTTAAAGGTGGCGCGCACATTCGGCAACGGCGGCCTCTTCGGTTATTACGGCCTGTTCTCTTCCGCGGAATTCGGAAATATAAACTGTCAACTGACAAAATTAAAAAACATCCTCCTCATAAAGACCGACAAAGGAAATTATGCGGTCTCACCGGCTGAAAACGAAAGGTTTGAGCAGGAACTCAAGGCACGGATGAGCAATTTTTCAGTCGAGGCGAAAACAATCAAACCGATTCCTCCTGAAAAACGCAAACTCGCATCTCCGTTGATTCTTTTGATCCCGATCATTCTTTTTTTAATAATCGTCTTCCTGGTCATTCTGAACTATTCCCAGTTGCCCGACCGTATTGCAGTCCATTTCGACGCCCACGGCGCCCCTGACCGCTGGGGTCCGAAAAGCTCTTATCTCTTTTCCGGTCTGATCCCCACTTCGATATTACTCGCCCTTACCATCGGTGTATTCTTCTTTGTGAGACGAACCACAAATAATCCCGCGATGCCCAATTTTCTGGTCATAATCATCTCATACATTCAACTCTTTCTTGCCTACACCTCATTTGACACCTTCTGGATGAATAAATATGAAACCCATCTCATTCCCATACCCGCCGCTTTATTGATATTTGTCGTCGGTATTCTAATCCTACTTCTTGTCTATTATTTAAAGATCGTCAGGAAAAGTTCCGGTTAA
- a CDS encoding dephospho-CoA kinase, whose product MPNGNKKVVIGVTGTIGAGKTTVSRIFEEFGADYISADEVGWQVLPDITEELEKRFGSSIMDGDKIDKKKLRKLVFSDRKALDYLNSLSHPLLIKKIIEYVEKSDDEVVVIDAALLFDWEEILQLVDYSVLVVADKELKRERSLKRGFSRDAFERILGCQRDEKEMRKRARFIIKNNSTVEDLKAQCLKIYKEIKNDYRMQ is encoded by the coding sequence ATGCCCAATGGAAATAAGAAGGTCGTGATCGGTGTGACAGGGACAATCGGAGCCGGGAAGACCACGGTCAGCAGGATATTTGAAGAGTTTGGTGCCGATTATATCTCTGCGGACGAAGTCGGCTGGCAGGTGCTTCCTGATATCACTGAAGAGCTGGAAAAGAGATTCGGCAGTAGTATTATGGATGGTGATAAGATCGACAAGAAGAAGCTTCGGAAACTTGTCTTTTCCGACAGAAAGGCTCTTGATTATTTAAATAGTCTGTCCCATCCGTTGTTGATTAAAAAGATTATTGAGTATGTGGAAAAGAGTGATGATGAGGTGGTTGTGATCGATGCGGCGTTGTTATTCGACTGGGAGGAGATCCTTCAACTGGTTGATTATTCTGTTCTTGTTGTAGCCGACAAAGAGCTTAAGAGAGAAAGGTCATTGAAGAGAGGTTTCAGTCGTGATGCTTTTGAGCGGATTCTGGGGTGTCAGAGAGATGAAAAGGAAATGCGTAAGCGGGCACGATTCATTATCAAAAACAACAGCACTGTGGAAGACCTTAAAGCCCAGTGCTTAAAAATTTATAAGGAGATAAAAAATGATTATCGAATGCAGTAA
- the fabF gene encoding beta-ketoacyl-[acyl-carrier-protein] synthase II, protein MKRVVITGIGAITPLGDDVKTTWEALLQGKSGIDLIKAFDTSQHTVKIAGEVKDFQPEKKFDPKTIKRLDRCVQLSLWATAEAIDDAGIDLDKYDKTEIGVIIGSGIGGLTTWEREHTKFLQAGPKRVSPFLIPMMIPDMTSGYVAIHWGLKGPNYTTISACASGAHALGAAFRAIKYGDADVIISGGAEAPVTPFALAGFSNMRALSRRNDEPQKASRPFDKSRDGFVMAEGAATLILEELEFAQKRGAKIYGEIVGFGATGDGYHITAPSPGGEGARRSMERAIKEAGCRKEDISYINTHGTSTPLNDQFEIQAIKDLFGEHAGKLVLNATKSMIGHTLGAAGAIEAIVTLLSIRDNVVHPTINLEEPLEQGEGLHIVGNNTEKIEIEYALSNSLGFGGHNATLCFRRFSK, encoded by the coding sequence ATGAAGAGAGTTGTTATAACAGGTATTGGAGCAATTACACCGTTGGGCGATGATGTGAAGACAACGTGGGAGGCTCTTCTCCAGGGGAAGAGTGGTATTGATTTGATTAAGGCTTTTGATACATCACAGCATACGGTGAAGATAGCAGGAGAGGTGAAGGATTTTCAACCGGAAAAGAAGTTTGATCCCAAGACGATAAAACGTCTGGACCGCTGCGTTCAGTTGAGTCTCTGGGCTACAGCCGAAGCGATTGACGATGCCGGCATCGATCTGGATAAATATGATAAGACCGAGATCGGCGTAATCATCGGTTCAGGTATCGGCGGGCTTACCACCTGGGAAAGAGAGCACACAAAGTTTCTCCAGGCCGGACCCAAGCGTGTTTCTCCGTTTCTCATTCCGATGATGATTCCGGATATGACCTCTGGTTATGTGGCGATTCACTGGGGTTTGAAAGGTCCGAATTATACTACAATCTCGGCTTGCGCCTCTGGTGCCCATGCCCTTGGCGCCGCTTTCAGGGCGATAAAGTACGGTGACGCCGATGTTATTATATCGGGTGGTGCCGAGGCACCGGTGACTCCTTTTGCACTTGCTGGTTTCAGTAATATGCGTGCTTTGTCCCGTCGAAACGACGAACCGCAAAAGGCTTCACGTCCTTTTGATAAATCGCGCGACGGTTTTGTCATGGCTGAAGGTGCGGCTACCTTGATTCTTGAAGAACTGGAATTCGCACAGAAGAGAGGCGCGAAGATCTACGGTGAGATAGTGGGATTCGGTGCTACGGGAGACGGTTATCATATAACTGCACCGTCGCCTGGAGGTGAGGGCGCCCGTCGTTCAATGGAACGGGCGATTAAAGAAGCCGGATGCCGCAAAGAAGATATTTCCTATATCAATACCCATGGTACCTCTACTCCGCTCAATGACCAGTTCGAAATCCAGGCGATTAAGGACCTGTTCGGTGAACATGCGGGCAAGCTTGTGCTCAATGCGACCAAGTCGATGATCGGCCACACCCTCGGTGCGGCGGGAGCGATTGAGGCGATTGTGACTCTGCTGTCGATACGTGACAATGTGGTTCATCCGACGATAAACCTTGAAGAGCCGCTTGAACAGGGTGAAGGTTTACATATAGTCGGTAACAACACCGAGAAGATAGAGATCGAATATGCCCTTTCCAATTCACTCGGTTTTGGAGGGCATAATGCAACGTTATGTTTTCGGCGTTTTTCGAAGTAG
- the acpP gene encoding acyl carrier protein, with translation MALFEDVRNIIVEQLHVPPEKVTLEAKFIEDLGADSLDTVELIMAFEEKFNLQISEEEAQKLDTVGKAVEYLEAKVKTE, from the coding sequence ATGGCACTTTTTGAGGATGTAAGGAACATTATTGTGGAACAACTCCATGTTCCACCTGAAAAGGTTACTTTGGAAGCTAAGTTTATTGAGGATCTTGGAGCGGACTCTTTAGATACTGTTGAACTCATCATGGCGTTTGAAGAAAAGTTTAATCTTCAAATTTCCGAAGAAGAAGCTCAGAAACTCGACACCGTCGGAAAGGCGGTCGAGTATCTTGAGGCAAAAGTAAAGACAGAATGA
- the fabG gene encoding 3-oxoacyl-[acyl-carrier-protein] reductase, translated as MMLKNQVAVITGGANGIGAGIAKRFVEEGAKVAVCDIDAETGRKITEALRGNAKFYRMDVADEEEIKKAVDQIFSDYAKIDILINNAGITNDKLLLRMTKEDWERVIDINLTGTFLVTRAVIKYMIKQRYGRIVNIASIAGIIGNPGQANYSASKAGIIGFTKSCAKELASRSITVNAIAPGFIETSMTAVLPDEVKENYLKAIPMKRFGKVEDVAALALFLSSEQASYMTGQVICLDGGLVM; from the coding sequence ATGATGTTGAAGAATCAGGTCGCAGTAATTACCGGCGGTGCGAATGGTATCGGTGCCGGAATAGCGAAGAGGTTCGTCGAAGAAGGTGCAAAGGTTGCGGTGTGTGACATCGATGCTGAAACAGGCAGAAAGATCACTGAAGCGCTCCGCGGAAATGCGAAGTTCTATCGGATGGATGTTGCTGATGAAGAAGAGATAAAAAAAGCCGTGGACCAGATTTTTAGTGACTATGCAAAGATTGATATTTTGATAAATAACGCCGGTATTACAAATGATAAGTTACTGTTGAGAATGACAAAAGAAGATTGGGAGCGTGTAATTGACATCAATCTTACAGGGACTTTTCTCGTCACACGGGCGGTGATAAAATATATGATCAAACAGCGCTACGGCAGAATTGTGAATATCGCTTCGATAGCCGGTATCATCGGAAATCCCGGACAGGCGAATTATTCGGCGAGTAAGGCGGGTATTATCGGTTTTACAAAGTCGTGTGCCAAAGAACTTGCCTCACGGAGCATCACGGTGAATGCGATTGCCCCGGGTTTTATTGAGACGAGTATGACTGCTGTATTACCTGATGAGGTGAAGGAAAATTATCTCAAGGCGATCCCGATGAAAAGATTCGGGAAAGTTGAAGATGTTGCAGCCCTTGCTCTGTTTTTATCTTCAGAGCAGGCGTCATATATGACCGGCCAGGTCATATGCTTGGATGGCGGTTTGGTGATGTAA